TCGTGGAAGGTTACGAAACCCCGCGATGAAATCGAGACGATCCGCACATACGACTCACTCACTGGCGGAAATCTTCGCAATCTTTGCAAGATGATCCGCGCCTGGAAGAACACGCACGGTGTAGTCATGGGTGGCCTCCTGATCGATACTCTTGCCTACAACTTTTTCCAGAACACGACCGACTACAACGACGTCAGCACCGTGACTTACGACTACATGATCCGAGACTTCTTCAAGTTCCTCGCCGAAGAAGAAGATCATGAGTACTACGCGGCGCTCGGAAGCCGGCAACGGGTCACCGTCAAGAAGCGATTTCAGCGCAAAGCTAAGAAGGCCTACGAGTTCTGCCTCACCGCCATAGAAGCCGAAGGGAAGTCCACCGCCAACAAGAAGTGGAAGGCCGTCTTCGGAAAAGCCGTGGGGTCTGCTGAAGCTTTGCTTGAGTCGGAGTGTTTTTATGCTGCCAACTCGACAGCATCCACCATTATCGCCTCAAACTCGACCGGCGTCAGCTTCCCGAGCCCACGCTGCCTGCGTTTGCGGTGATACTTCCCCTCAATCCACGACACGATCGCTAACCTGAGCTCTCTCCGAGTCGCCCACACCTTTCGGTCGAGCACGTTCTTCTGCAACAGCGAGAAGAACGATTCCATCGCCGCGTTGTCCCCGGCAGCACCAACCCTTCCCATTGACCCCAACAGCTGGTGACGCTGTAGCGCGCGACAAAATTTCTTCGACCCAAATTGAGATCCCCGGTCGGAATGGACCACCACATTCGTCGGATTCCCCCGCTGCATGACCGCGTTCTCCAACGCTCTCACTGCAAGGGATGCTTTCATTCGGTCATCGATCGCGTAGCCGACGATCCGGTTCGACCACACGTCTTTCACCGCGCAGAGATACAATTTGCCCTCATGCGCAGTCTGATGTTCAGTGATGTCGGTGAGCCAGCGCTTATTCGGAGTGCTTGCCGTGAAATCACGTTGTACGAGATCGTCGTGCACCGGCGGCAACGCTTTCCGATACCTACCGCGTCGTTTTGTGATCACTGACCGAATGTCGGCGACATGGCAGAGTCGCCACACGCGCCGCTCCGATACCCGGTAACCGAGCGCTTGCAGTTCGTCAGCGAGGAACCTATACCCGAACTCGGGATCATCCTCATGCAGTTCACGGAGCACCCCGATCAGGTGCTGCTCTTCGATCTCGCGTGCCGAGCAGGGCTGCTTCAACCATTGGTAGTAGGCCTGCTCGCTGAACCCGAGTACCCGGCACGTCACTGCGACGGGCACCCTGATAGAGGCACCCGTCGCAGCCAGCTCTTGGACGAGCGGGTAGATCATTTTGGGGGCGTAATGTGCGCCTGCGACAAATAGGCTGCCGCACGGCGGAGCACTTCGTTTTCCATCTCGAGCTCCCGAATACGTTTCAATGCTTGCCGCATCTCGCGCTGCTCCTCGGGATCTTTCGACGGAGTCATCCCATACGTTTTGAACCTTGCGTCTTGGATCCATGCGCTCAGCGCGGACTTCGAGACACCAAGATCTCGGCACACTTGTTTCTGCGAAATTCCGGACTCCACGAGCCCGACAGCGTCACGCTTGAACTCTTCGCTGTACTTGACCGGCATGACTGCCATCCTTCCAGCCCCGACCCCTCGATCGAAGCAGACTTGGACTCAAGCAAACCGACAGCAGACCCGTGCCCTCCTCCGACACGGTCAAAGCATCCCGTGAAGTCTACGCTTTCGACGACTCTGAACAGTTTATCGAGGACCGCTATCCCGTCGATATTCGGTATGCACTAACGTTCGACTGCAAGGTCAGCCAGGACGGATTCCGGACCCACTGGCTCCGCGAAATGATCCGCAGCAAACTTCCCCTGCTCACATCCAAGAGTCTCGACTTCAGCGTCATCGAGTGCGAAGTGCCGAAGCCGTATGAACTGAAATGGAAGGTCCTCAACCAAGGCGACGAAGCCGAACGGCGTAACTGCATACGCGGACAAATCATCCCTGGTAGCAAATCCAACGGCCACCATGAAGCCACACAATTCCGGGGTGAACACTACGTCGAGTGCTATGCCATCAAGGACGGTGTCGTGGTTGCCAGAGGCCGGGTTGAGGTCCCAATCACCACCGCCTAGCCGGCAACCGTAGCACTGGAGGATAGGGATCGCATTGACCCAGGATTCATCGGTCGCGCCACGGGGTCGATCCGGTCGCTAGCAGCATCAGTGCAGCGATGATCCGGTCCAGGATCATCCAGTTCCAGTGATCGCAAGTACGACCGGCATTCATCAGCAATCAAGCACAACGAGGCCTCCGGCGAAGCGTCAAACAGAGGGGAAACGTGGTACACCTGCCACCGCACGGGATGGACGTAACTCAACTCCAGCGGCACGAAGATAACTGCCGACCGTCGTCGCAGACACACAGAGCTCACCACCGATTTGCGACAACGTTTCGCCTGCCAAGTAGCGCTCCCTCGCGATACCGACCCCTACTTCGTCAAGGCCTTGATTGCGTAGTCGCACTCCTGACTTCCGAAGGTTGTGCGTTACGGTCTCACGAGCGACACCGATGCGCTTCGCCACATTTTTCAGGGATAATCCTGACTCATACAGTTCACGCATTTGATTCACCATCTCAGGGGTGACCGTGTTTCGAAGCTTCTCAATCGACTGTACAACGGGGCCTCGTTCATCCGTGATCGAGGCCCCAGACCCCACCTGCCTATCGACGCCGATCCCCGAACTCGCCCGTGAAATCAACGATCTCAACGCATGTGACGAGTTTCGAACGTCATCCAGGTAGGAGCACCACGGAAACCCTCGTCGCGAAAGCGCCGGGGGTTTTTTGGTGTTTGGGGCGAGGGCGACGCGGCTGGGATTTGGGCCAGGCGGGGCATCGTCGCAAGTTCCGCAGTGAGAGTAAGGCGGTCCTCCCGTGAGTATCCTCCCGTCGACCGCGGTGCGTCCAGCCGCTAGTCTGCTGCTCAGCGGCTGCGCCGCGAGCACGACGGCGCTGCAGGAGAAGACCGGGATCGACTCTTCCATCAGCGCGGTCGTGCAGTAGGGGGAACCGTGATCAGCTACGAGAGCTTTCTGCAGTTCGGCCGCGAAACGAACTCGTCCGCGCAAGTGAGCCGAGCGGCGACCGGGCTCCTCGACGTCACCGCGTTCGCAAGCGTGGCCGTGACCTATGCACCATCCGGGGTCAACCGGCACCAAGTGCTGTTCTCGCACGGGTACTCACGTGACAATATGCTGCATCTCAGTACCGACTATGTGGTGAGTGATCCCCACTATCGACAGATCGCTGCGGCGAAGGTGCCGCCGACCTGGCGAGATACTGGCTTCGGAACGAGCTATAGCGCCCGGACTTGGCTTATGCCGTCCGGGTATCGAGACGGCGTCTCGATGGCGATACACGATGACGAGTTCGGCGAGGTGGGCTCGGTGCATGCGAACTCCTTTGACGATGGGATCGACGAAGTTCAGGTCGGAGCGGTGCTCGCGCTTGGAAGCTACCTCTCGACGCTCTTTCACGAGCGGCGACGAAGTGATCAGTTGCAGCTGACGGCGCGCGAGATTGAAGTGATTGGTCTCGTGGCGCAGGGTGCGAGCAACCCGGAGATCGCCGAGCAGCTGCACCTATCGCGCAGCACCGTCGGCACTCATATCGAGAATATCCTCCGCAAGACGGGCGCTCGTTCGCGAGTCGATATCGCGGTGGACGCGGTGCGTCGAGGCCTCGTCTAGGCGCCATCTGTGCGCTTCTGCGCGCAGAATTAGGTCAGTTGACCGATTGAGTGCAGCGACGGTGTCTGGCTCAATAAGTGGTGCCCAAGACAATGACGTCTGCTGCACGAAGGCTGTGCTGCAGCCTGAGCACTATGGAGGCCCTCGTGGGGCGCACACTCAAGAACACCGACCGCAGGATCCACGCAAGGCGCGTGCTGACCGCGCTCGCCGCAGGCGCAGCACTCGCCCTGACCGCGTGCACCAGCGCGGCAGATGTCAATACCAACGCTGCAGGGAGCGACGCGGTCGCGGCGCCGACCTCGAAGAAGATTGCGTTCGATTACCCATTCACCTCGCTCGCCTTGTACTCGAGCCTCGTCGACATGATGACTGAGCGGGCCGAGGAGCTCGGGTACACGGTCGTGACCACCGATGACCAGGCCAGCCTCGACAAGCAGATCACCAACCTGAACGGGCTGGCGACCTCGGACGTCGCGGCGGTCGTGTCGTTTCCGATGGAACCTGCCGCGGTGACCAACATCATGACCCAGATGCAGGGCAAGGGCATCAAATGGGTGACCTACGGAACGCACATTGACGGCGAGGACGGCTCGATTGACTTCGCCGGTGAAGCGACTGCACGGGCACAGGTCGAAGCCTTCGTCGCCTGGGCTGCGGAAAACGACGTGCAGTCCGGGACCGTCCTGCTGACCGTGTTTGAAAACGACGACCTTGGCCGGAGCCGGTCCGTAGGCATGCGCGAGGCGATGGCAGAGCTTGCCCCGCAATTCACGGTCGTGGAACAGTCCGCGGCGAACTCCGAGGACGGGCTGGCAGCGGGCCGCGCTGAGCTCGCGAAGAACCCGGACCTGGTCGGCGCGCTCGGTCTGAACGACGATGCGACCCTCGGGCTTGCGCAGGCGAGCAAGGAATTTGGCAAGGTGCCGAGCGACGTGTTCTATCTCGGGGGAAACGATGGTTCACCTCAGGTGCTGGAGATGATGCAGCGTGGTGACTCCGTCATTCGCTCGACGATCGCACTGGATACGGCAGCCACCGGCCGTGCGCTTGCGGAAATGCCTATCGAGCTCATCGAGGGAACCGGGCCGGGCACCTTCGTTGCGAAGTTCGAGCTGGTCACCGCAGGAAGCCCCGAGCTGGACAAGTTGCTCGGCGCGGCCAGCTAGAACATCAATCCGTCGAGCGGTGAACAGGGAGAAGTGCCACCTAGTGGATGAAGATCGGGGAGCTGCGCCGTTGCTGGTGGCGAGCGGAGTGACGAAGTGGTTTGGAAAGAACCCGGCGCTGGGAGGCGTGGATTTCACGGTGACCAGCGGGAAGGTGCACGCGCTGCTCGGCCATAATGGCGCGGGCAAGTCGACGCTCATTTCGCTCCTTTCGGGGGCGCAACAGCAGGATGGCGGAGAGATCGTCGTGCAGGGGGCCACGCCTGATCGATGGACTCCGGCTTCCGCGATCGAGCACGGCATCGCTGTGATCTATCAGCATCTCTCGCTCATCGACAGCCTTGACGTGGCAGACAACATCTTCCTGGGGCGAGAGCGTCGTTCCCGCTGGGGCATTGACCGGGCGACGCAGCATCGCGAGGCTGCGGCAATGCTGCGCCGCCTGGGCGCGACCTGCGACACGAGCAGCCTGGTGGGCTCGCTCACCACCGCCCAGAAGCAGCTCGTGGAGATCGCGAAGGCGCTGCAGCGCGACGCTCGGGTGCTCATCCTCGACGAACCCACCGCTGCCCTCTCCAGTCAGGAATCGGATGCGCTGGGCGGCCTCATCGAGACGCTCAAGGCACAAGGGATGGGGATCGTGTACGTCACCCACCTGATCGGCGAGGTACAGCGCCTGGCCGACGAGGTGACCGTGCTCGAGGGCGGCAAGGTGCAGTTCCATGGCGACATCGCTGAAATCGGCTTCGATGCGCTCGTTGCACTCCTGAGTCATGGCAACGCCCGGTCTGCACCGCTCGCCGAGCGGTCACTCGGTGTCGCCGCCCTTGAGGCCACCGCGATCCGGGGCGACGGCTTCGGGCCAGTGGATCTAGCCGTCCGCGCCTCCGAGATCGTGGTGGCGTTTGGGATGCTCGGCTCGGGACGAGGTGAGATGCTGCGCGCGATTGCGGGTGCCCAGCCTTTCACTGGCCAACTCGCGACCCAGGCAGGGCCGCACCGCCAGCTATCGGTGCGCAGCGCCCAGGACGCGGGAATCTTCTATGTCGGCCCAGACCGCCGAAGGGACGGCCTCTTTCGCACCAACAGCACCTTCGACAACCTGCTCATGAGCAGCTTCGCGCCGCTCGCTCAGGGGCTGCGATCGAGCGGACGTGAGCAGGCGCACTGGGAGCGCGCCCGTGCGGCCGTCGCGCTCGCGGACATCCCCGAGACGCCGGTGGGAAACCTCTCGGGTGGGAACCAGCAAAAGGTGGTGGTGGGCCGAGTGCTCGCTGGCGCCCGCACCCCGAGAGTGCTCCTCCTCGATGAACCGACCCAGGGCGTCGACATTGGTGCGCGCGCTGACATCTATCGAGCCATCGCCACCGCGTGTGAGCGAGACCAGGTCGGGGTCATTGTCTCGACGAACGACCCGGAGGAGGCAGTGCTGCTCGCAGACCGGATCCTGGTCTTCGGCGGGGGCCGGATCACTGCAGAGCTTCGCCGAGGCGAATTTGACGAAACACGAATTGTCGCGCTGGCCTCTCAACCCAGCGGCGCAGAACCAGAAGGATCACTGACATGAGCACCACAACTGACACGCGGGTCCGCAGCAGCATCGCGAGCAAACTGTTGGGTGCCGAGTTCGCCCGGCGAAACATCTTGCTCATCGGGCTGATCGTCCTCGTGATCGCCTTCCAGAGCATCAACAGCGTCTTTCTCACGGTGGGGAACGTGCGCGGGATCCTCCTGGATCTGTCGATTCTGCTGATCCTCTCAGTTCCCGCGGGGCTGCTGCTCATTGCGGGGTATGTCGACTTCTCTGTGGGCTCCGTCATTGGGCTCTCCGGAGTGACGGCTGGGCTACTCATGACGAAGGCTGGCGTGCCAGTGATCCCGGCAATCCTGCTCACGCTCCTCGTTGCCGCTGCAGTGGGGGCACTGAACGCATACCTCGTCACGATTCTTGGGTTCTCTCCCATCATTGTCACCTTCGGCACGCTTGCCCTGGTCAGCGGTATCACCCTCGGCATTGGCGCGATCCCTACCGTCGGATACCCCGAGGCCTTCCAGAACATCGGCGGGGCCCAGGTCGCGGGCGTGCCGGTGCCGGTGCTGATCGCCCTCGCGGTGCTCTTGGTTGGCGCGTTCGTCATGTGGAAGCTGCCGGTCGGCCGTCACATCTACGCCATCGGTTCGAATCGCGAAGCAGCGTACCTCTCGGCCCTCAAGGTGCGCAGCATCCCGTTCGGCCTCTACGTGTTGACCGCAGTTGCCGCGGGGCTCGGGGGCATCATCATGGCGGCTCGCCTGAACACCGCATCGTCCGGGACGGGCAGCGGTTTTGAAGTCACGCTGCTCACCGCGCTGTTGCTCGGTGGCATCAGCTTCTTTGGCGGCTCGGGGTCGCTCTTTGGCGTCGTCGTCGGCGTGCTATTTCTGGGCGTGCTGCAGAACGGCCTCGTGGTGCTCGGCGCGCCGAGCTTCGCGCAGCAGGCGGCGACGGGCATCGTCCTGCTCGGCGCCGCGGCCCTGAACTACCTGTCCGAGAAACGTCGCTAGCGCCGCGCAGACGACTGACCCACCCCTCACTACAAACTGGAGAAGACTCTTGGATACCGAAATTCACTGGCTGCCCGCCACCGAGCTGGCCGAGATGGTGCGATCGGGCGACCTCTCCTCGCGCGATATTGCAGAGGCGCTCGTGGCACATGTTGAGCGCGTAAATCCGCAGGTGAACGCGTTGATTACCTGGGATCCCGAGCAGGTGCTGCGCGACGCGGCTTGGCTCGACGAGCACCAGGCGAAGCACGGGGTCAGCGGTCCGCTGCACGGCGTGCCCTACACGATCAAAGACCTGACGGCGGTGGCGGGGCTCCCGCTCACCCAGGGGATCGTGACGCTGAAGGATAACGTTGTCGACCACGACGCCCCCATCGTGGAGCGAATGAAGCGCGCGGGTGGCCTCTTCCTCGGGAAAACCAACACGCCCGAGGCTGGCTACTGTGGCAAGACGTCGAACCACCTGTTCGGCGCCACACGGAACCCGTGGAACCCGGCGATGTCGGCGGGAGGGTCGAGCGGGGGCGCCGGAGCGGCGGTTGCCGCGGGCCTCGGGCCGCTCGCGGAGGGCAGTGACGGGGGCGGCTCGATTCGCGTTCCCGCGGCGTTCAATGGGGTCGTCGGCTTCAAGCCATCGACCGGCAGGATCCCGCACACCTCGGGCAGCGCGCGGTACGCGACGAACATCTTCCACGGTCCGCTGACACGCACCGTCGCTGACACCGCGTTGATGCTCGACGTCACCGCGGGGGAGGACCCGCGAGACCCATTGTCGCTGCCCGACCCCTTGGGCTCGTATCTGGAGCGTCTCGACGGCGAAATTTCTGGCTGGCACATTGCCTATTCGCCTGACCTGGGCTTTGCCCACGTCGACCCAGAGATCACCCGGATCGTGGAGTCGGCGGTCGGTCGCTTTGCTGACGCAGGCGCCATCGTGGAAGAGGCGACGCCGGACTGGCCACACCCCGACGATGCGATGTGGAATGGTGTGTGGGTGCCGGGGCTTGCTTCGCTCAGCGGAGCGTTTGACCTAGACCAGATGGCGGGCTTGCTCGACGACGAGTTGATTGAATTGGTCCGTGCGGCCGATGCGCTGACCGCGACGGACGTGGCGCTTGCCGACGTCGTGCGGGGCCAGATCTATGACGCCTTCGAGCGGTTCATGCGGACCTTCCGGATCATCGCGTCGCCGACGACCATGACCGCCACCTATCCCGTGGAACGCTTCAATCCCGCGCATCTGGACGGCCTCTCCGTGCGCGACCGCCTGCTGGGTTGGTCGATGACGCACATTTACAACCTGACCACGACCCCTGCCATTTCGGTTCCCTGCGGCTTCACGGCCGACGGCCGGCCCGTCGGGTTGATGCTCGCGGGACGCCTGCATGCTGACGGCGACGTCCTCAACGCGGCGCGGGCGTTCGAGCGACTGCAGCCGTGGGCAGAGCTGCGTCCCGCGCTCGCTCGCTAGCACGCACAGGTCAGCCGGGGTCAGGCATTTCATGCTGGCGGCGGGCGCGTGTCCGCTTCTAGACTGTGGCCAAGTACGGGGCGACTCGTGTGCGCGTCGTGGCGGGAGACGGAATGAAGCGAATTGCCATCACTCTGGGTACGTGCGCGCTGCTCGCACTCGCGTGGCTCGCCCCCACGGCTGCCTCGGCTGCTGAGCCCCCGGAGTTCAACGGCGGCTACGTGATCGATGACACCTCCGCGGGGGTGCTCGGGTCGGAGGTGGGCGACCTTGAAGGGCAGGTGCGCGCCTTCGCCCAAGAGCACGGTGTGCAGTTGTTCGTCGTCTACGTTGACGAGTTCAGCTCGCCGGCCGACCCAGAACAGTGGGGTGCGGCGACCGCGCAGAAGAACTTCCTCGGGGACGATGGGGTGCTGCTGAGCGTGGCGGTGCAGGATCGCCTCTTCGACCTGAACGCCGCCGAGAACCTCGTCTCCGACGCGCAATACGAGACGCTGACGAGCGAGTATGTGCGGCCCGCTCTCAAAGACAGCGACTGGTCGGGGGCGATCACCGCGACCCTCGATGGACTCGAGAACACGGTCGTGAACCCGCCAGCTGGCGGCTCGGGGACGGGCACGGTGGTTGCAGTCGTCGGCGGGGTGGTGGTGGTCGGCGGCATCGCCGCCGGCGTCACGATCGCCCGGCGCACGCGCAAGAGGGCTGCGCAACAGGCGGGTGACGCCCCCGCGCTGACGCTCGACGAGCTCGAGGCGCAGGCCAGCGGTCTACTCGTGCGCGTCGATGACGACCTGCGCAGCAGTGAACAGGAACTCGGATTCGCCCAGGCGCAGTTCGGCGAAGCTGTCGCCGAGCCGTTCTCGGCGGCCATCGCCGCAGCCCGCGCCCAGCTACAGTCCGCCTTCCAGCTGCGGCAAAAGCTCGACGACCATCTCCCCGATTCCGACGAGGACCGCCGTGCCTGGCTGGAAGAGATCATTCAGAACTGCACCGCGGCGAAGGAGTCCCTCGACACGCACACCGAGTCGTTCTCGCGGCTGCGGGAGGTCGAGCAGCGCGCGCCCGAGGTTCTGGCGCGGGTGCAGGCGCAGCTCGCGGAGGTTTCGGCGGGCCTGAACGCCGCCGAGGCGACCGTTGCAGCGCTCGCCGCCGAGTATGCGGATTCGGTTGTGGGGCCCCTGCGAGCGGGCATCGAGGAGGGGGCGACGCGCCTCCGCTTCGTCGCGGAGTGCGTGGACTCGGCGACTCGCGAGCTGGTGAGCGGAGACAACGCCGCCGCCGCAGTCACGCTGCGCGCGGCAGAAGCGGCGCTCGAGCAGGCGCGCCTGCTCGCGGCTGCGCCGGAACGCCAGCGAGGAGAGCTCGCGGAGGGGACGCGTCAACTCGAGGCCGCCTACACCGACCTGCGGTCGGACCTCCAGCTCGCCGGCCAGTTCGCGGCCACCGCGACCGAGGCCGACCGGCAGGCGATGCGGGCCGCCGCGCAGCAGGTCACCGCGGTGCTTGAGGCCGGCGCCCAAGGTGATCCCGTTCGTGCACTTGCCGCCGCGGCAGCAGCCAACGTGCAGATCGACTCGGCCATCGGCGCCGCCCGCGAGGCGGCGGAGCGCCACCAGCGCGCCGCGGCCGCCCGCGACGAGGCGCTCGCCTCGGCACGGGCTGAGGTGCTCGCCGCCGAGCAGTTCATCGAGACGAGGCGCGGTGCCATCGGCGCCCAGGCGCGCACCAGGCTGTCGGAGGCGCGCCGGCAGCTGGAGGTTGCGGAGCAGGTTGCCGAGAGCGACCCAAACCGCTCTTACCAGAGCGCGCTGCAGGCGAGCCAGTACGCGCGCGCCGCGTACCAACTCGCCTCGTCCGACGTCAACGGCTGGGGCGGCCCCGGCGGCGGCGGGACCTGGGGCGGCTCGGGTGGCACCGTCGGCGGAGGGTCGAACGGCAGCTTCGGCGGTGCGGTACTGGGCGGGATCCTCGGCGGAATCTTGAGCGGCGGCGGATCGGGCAGCTCGGGCGGCAGCTGGAGCGGCTCGAGCGGCGGTTTCCGCGGCGGCTGGAACGGCGGCGGCTCGATCGGCCGGGGCAGCTCGGGTGGCGGCGGGCGCCGTGGCGGCGGCGGGCGGTTCTAGCCCGGGGCGACCCCACGGGAAGTGACCGCACACAGTGCTTCGCCTGCCAGGCCGGTAGGCGAGAGAATCTCCTCCGAATGGGTTCGGTGGAACAAGAGGAAAGGAAACCGACATGGCAAAACAGTCAATCCTTGGTCGAATTGCGCAGCTTGCGAAGGCAAACATTAATGCGCTCCTGGACGCCGCCGAGGACCCGGAGAAGATGCTCAACCAGATCGAGCGCGACTTCAAGAACAGCATTGCTGACGCCGAGAGCTCGGTCGCCCAGACGATCGGCAACCTGCGCCTGATGGAGGCCGACCTGGTCGAGGACCAGCAGGCGATTGTCGAGTGGGGCACTAAGGCGAAGGCCGCCTCGGCGCAGGCCGAGAAGCTGCGCGCCTCGGGCGACGTCGCTGACGCGGACCGCTTCGATAACCTCGCCCGGGTCGCGCTGTCCAAGCAGATCTCCTTCGAGAAGGAGGTGGCGAGCGCGGAGCCGAGCGTGCAGGCGCAGCAGCAGGTGGTTGACCAGCTCAAGACCGGCCTGCAGACGATGCGAGAGAAGCTCGTGCAGCTGCAGGCGAAGCGCGACGAGCTCGTCTCGCGCGGAAAGGTCGCGCAGGCGCAGGGGCAGGTGCAGGACGCGGTCAAGAACTTGGACGTCCTCGATCCGACGAGCGAGCTGGGCCGCTTCGAGGACAAGGTGAAGCGCCAGGAGGCGATGGTGCGCGGTCAGGCGGAGCTCGCCGCCTCGACGCTCGACGCCCAGTTCAACGAGCTCGACGATCTGGGCTCGCTGAGCGAGGTCGACCTGCGACTGCAGGCACTCAAAGCCGGCGAATAGCTCGGCGGCGCCGCGCGGCACTGATGATGCGGGTCGGATGGGGCGAGAGTGCTCCGAATCCGGCCCGTGTTTTCAATCCCCGAGTAGCATGACCCCATGGCGATCACCGATGATACGTGCCGTAATGGGGAACCGCTGAGCGCGCAGCGGGTTCAAGAGCGTGGCCGGTGACGAACGCAGCGACGGGCACCCCGATCCACATTCGCGGCGGTGTGGTGGTCGACGGCCGCGGCGAGCCCGCGGTGCGCGCCGACGTCTGGGTACGCGATGGTCGGATCGAACGGGTGCTCACGCCCGGGCGACGCCTGGATCGAGACGCCACGGTGATCGACGCGGGCGGACTCGTCGTCGCCCCCGGCTTCATCGATCTGCACTCGCATGCGGACTACACGGTCGAAACCGAGGCCGCGGCATCGGGGCAGCTCGCGCAGGGAGTGACGAGTATCGTGACCGGCAATTGCGGGTGGTCGCCGTTTCCCGTCGCTGACCTGGCGGCGCTGCGCGACTGGAGCGCATTTCTCGGGGGCGGCCCGAGCTACAACTGGCGGGACCTGTCGGGCTTCGCGGATCGCGTGGACGCGGCAGCTCCAGCGCTCAACGTCCTGCCCTTGCTCGGCCACGCCCCAGTGCGCATCGCGGTGCTCGGCGGCGAGCGACGAGCGCCAAGCGCCCAGGAGCTGGGGGCGATGCGGGGCATCGTCACGGCATCGCTCGACCAGGGCGCCTGGGGTCTTTCCACGGGCCTGATCTATGCCCCGGGGTCATTTGCCGAGCCGGCTGAGGTGGCCGAGCTGGTGCGCGTCGCGGCCCTGCGCGGGGCGCTCTATGCGAGTCACATCCGAGATGAGACGGGTCGCCTGCTCGAGGCGGTGGATGAGGCCATCGCCGCGGCCCGGGCGGCGACGGGCTCCGGCAGTGCGCCCCGGCTCCAGATCTCGCACATCAAAGCGATGGGGCCGGCGAACCACGGACAGGTCCCGCTCGTGCTCGAGCGCATCGACGCCGCCCGCGCCGCGGGCCTGGACGTGGCCGCGGACGTCTACCCGTACACCGCCTCGGGCACCACGCTCGCTTCGCGGCTGCCGGTCTGGGCGCTCGACGGGGGTGCGGAAGCGCTGTGCGCGCGGCTGGGGCACCCCGAGACCCGCTCGCGGATCCAGACCGCCCTGGCAGAGCGCTTCGACGCCGGTGATTTCGACCCCGCCGGGATCGTCATCAACCAGCTCTCGGCCGGGCGGTTTCTGGCCGCGCGGGGGTCGACGCTCGCCGAGATCGCGGGCACGCTCGCGGTAGCGCCCGCCGAGGCTGCCCTCGAGGTGCTCGCCGCCCACGGCGGCGTGGCAGGGATCATCAACCACGCGATGCGGGAAGACGACCTGCGGTCCGCGATCGCGCACCCCCAGGTGGCCATTGCGAGCGATGGCGGGCCGCTCGAGCCCACGGGGCACGGCACGACGCACCCGCGAGCGTTTGGGACGTTCCCTCGGGTCTTTGCCCAGTACGTGCGCGAGCAGGGGGTCATCTCGCTCGAGGAGGCGGTGCGAAAGTGCACTTCCCTCCCGGCGTCCCGGCTGGGCCTGACCGACCGCGGCATCGTTCGGGCGGGCGCGGTCGCCGACCTGACGCTGTTCGATCCGGCGGGCATCGCGGACCGCGCGACCTTCGCGGAGCCCTGGCAGCTCGCCACCGGCGTGGACGCGGTACTCGTGGCGGGTCAGCTCGCGTGGTCGGGCGGTCGGGCCACGGGAGCGCGGGCGGGCGGCGTGCTGCGGCGTGGACGGCCGGGGGCCGCGGGGCTGGATCAGTCGGCTCCGGGCGGCTAACGCGCGGGGAACAGCGCTCCGGCGATAGCCCGGATGAGCGCCTGAGCGCCCTGCGCCTCGAACCCCTCCGTGCAGATGGCGAGCACTCGGAAGTCGTCCGCGCCGGGCGTGCCGATCGCGGCCACGTCATGCCGAATTGCGTCGACCCAGCCGCTCTTGGACGCCCACGGTGAGCCCGCGGGGAGC
This genomic stretch from Leucobacter sp. CX169 harbors:
- a CDS encoding nucleotidyltransferase domain-containing protein; the protein is MQVSDIFDGFLTNLKVDNREAIATRRDEIAKALNKEFRSLDGSTNNQMMVGSYGRGTAIRGISDLDMVYVLPASIRDSYTSDTGPTSILTRTRTAVLGRYSSTDIRVDQCVVVVQFQNFKFEVQPVFENDDKSFSYPDTYAKSWKVTKPRDEIETIRTYDSLTGGNLRNLCKMIRAWKNTHGVVMGGLLIDTLAYNFFQNTTDYNDVSTVTYDYMIRDFFKFLAEEEDHEYYAALGSRQRVTVKKRFQRKAKKAYEFCLTAIEAEGKSTANKKWKAVFGKAVGSAEALLESECFYAANSTASTIIASNSTGVSFPSPRCLRLR
- a CDS encoding IS3 family transposase (programmed frameshift) — its product is MPVKYSEEFKRDAVGLVESGISQKQVCRDLGVSKSALSAWIQDARFKTYGMTPSKDPEEQREMRQALKRIRELEMENEVLRRAAAYLSQAHINAPKMIYPLVQELAATGASIRVPVAVTCRVLGFSEQAYYQWLKQPCSAREIEEQHLIGVLRELHEDDPEFGYRFLADELQALGYRVSERRVWRLCHVADIRSVITKRRGRYRKALPPVHDDLVQRDFTASTPNKRWLTDITEHQTAHEGKLYLCAVKDVWSNRIVGYAIDDRMKASLAVRALENAVMQRGNPTNVVVHSDRGSQFGSKKFCRALQRHQLLGSMGRVGAAGDNAAMESFFSLLQKNVLDRKVWATRRELRLAIVSWIEGKYHRKRRQRGLGKLTPVEFEAIMVDAVELAA
- a CDS encoding helix-turn-helix domain-containing protein, producing MVNQMRELYESGLSLKNVAKRIGVARETVTHNLRKSGVRLRNQGLDEVGVGIARERYLAGETLSQIGGELCVSATTVGSYLRAAGVELRPSRAVAGVPRFPSV
- a CDS encoding response regulator transcription factor; the protein is MISYESFLQFGRETNSSAQVSRAATGLLDVTAFASVAVTYAPSGVNRHQVLFSHGYSRDNMLHLSTDYVVSDPHYRQIAAAKVPPTWRDTGFGTSYSARTWLMPSGYRDGVSMAIHDDEFGEVGSVHANSFDDGIDEVQVGAVLALGSYLSTLFHERRRSDQLQLTAREIEVIGLVAQGASNPEIAEQLHLSRSTVGTHIENILRKTGARSRVDIAVDAVRRGLV
- a CDS encoding sugar ABC transporter substrate-binding protein codes for the protein MEALVGRTLKNTDRRIHARRVLTALAAGAALALTACTSAADVNTNAAGSDAVAAPTSKKIAFDYPFTSLALYSSLVDMMTERAEELGYTVVTTDDQASLDKQITNLNGLATSDVAAVVSFPMEPAAVTNIMTQMQGKGIKWVTYGTHIDGEDGSIDFAGEATARAQVEAFVAWAAENDVQSGTVLLTVFENDDLGRSRSVGMREAMAELAPQFTVVEQSAANSEDGLAAGRAELAKNPDLVGALGLNDDATLGLAQASKEFGKVPSDVFYLGGNDGSPQVLEMMQRGDSVIRSTIALDTAATGRALAEMPIELIEGTGPGTFVAKFELVTAGSPELDKLLGAAS
- a CDS encoding sugar ABC transporter ATP-binding protein — its product is MDEDRGAAPLLVASGVTKWFGKNPALGGVDFTVTSGKVHALLGHNGAGKSTLISLLSGAQQQDGGEIVVQGATPDRWTPASAIEHGIAVIYQHLSLIDSLDVADNIFLGRERRSRWGIDRATQHREAAAMLRRLGATCDTSSLVGSLTTAQKQLVEIAKALQRDARVLILDEPTAALSSQESDALGGLIETLKAQGMGIVYVTHLIGEVQRLADEVTVLEGGKVQFHGDIAEIGFDALVALLSHGNARSAPLAERSLGVAALEATAIRGDGFGPVDLAVRASEIVVAFGMLGSGRGEMLRAIAGAQPFTGQLATQAGPHRQLSVRSAQDAGIFYVGPDRRRDGLFRTNSTFDNLLMSSFAPLAQGLRSSGREQAHWERARAAVALADIPETPVGNLSGGNQQKVVVGRVLAGARTPRVLLLDEPTQGVDIGARADIYRAIATACERDQVGVIVSTNDPEEAVLLADRILVFGGGRITAELRRGEFDETRIVALASQPSGAEPEGSLT